CCGAGGGGCCGGAGATGAAGGTATTCCACGCCCGCGACGGCATGGGTATTCGGCTGCTTCGTGAACACGGCATCGAGGTGGCCGTCATCTCCGGGCGACAGTCAGAGGTCGTTAACCGTCGCATGAACGCCCTGAACGTGGCTCACGTTATTCAAGGGCAAGACGAAAAAACCGACGCTCTTCGCAAACTCACGGAGCAACTGGCCATTCCACTATCCCATTGCGCCTTCATCGGCGATGACGTCATCGACATTCCACCCATGCAGGCGGTGGGGCTGGCCTGTGCGGTGGCGGACGCGCACCCTGCTGTCCGGCGCCACGCCCATTGGATTACAACGGCAACCGGCGGACATGGCGCCGCGCGCGAGGTGTGCGACATGATTCTAATGGCACAGGAGCGACTGCCGCCGGCACTGATGCCCGATCCATGCTGAACCCACGCCGAGCCATGCTGTTAGGCGTCGTGGCATTTCTGGTCCTTGGCAGCTGGCTGGTCTTACGGCAGACCGATGCGCCAGAAAACGATTCGGCACTGAATCAAAGCGCCCAAGCGGATTATTATTTGTCCGACAGTCGCTTGCGAGTCCACGACAAGCAAGGGGTGTTGCGCTATGAAGTCACCTCCTCCTCGGCTGAACACTTCCCCCAGACGCGGCAAACACAACTTTTGGAAGTGGCCATGGTTTTTTCGCCACAACAGGATGACGTTTGGTTCCTAACCGCGCGAACCGCCACGCTGCCCGATGATCGAGACGCCATCGCCGAGCTCGTCGGCGAGGTGAAACTCCACGCAACATCGAACAAGGGGGATCGGTTGCATTTGAGTACGCCTCGCATGCAGGTCCTCCCGGACACCGAAAAACTGTGGACCGATTCGGGCGTTCTGATTCAAGGTCGCGGCGTCGAGATCTCGGCTCAACGCCTGGAGGCCCACATGTCGACACAACGCCTTCAACTCGCTGGCCAGGTTCAAACACGTTATGCAGTCGAAACACCGTAAGCCGCCGCAAACAACATCAAACCAGAAATTGGCCATTCTCCGCCAACTCGCCGCCACCCTGGGCGT
The sequence above is a segment of the Pseudomonadota bacterium genome. Coding sequences within it:
- the kdsC gene encoding 3-deoxy-manno-octulosonate-8-phosphatase KdsC, which encodes MKVNDSIRGRAQHIRLVVFDVDGVLTDGRIYLTPEGPEMKVFHARDGMGIRLLREHGIEVAVISGRQSEVVNRRMNALNVAHVIQGQDEKTDALRKLTEQLAIPLSHCAFIGDDVIDIPPMQAVGLACAVADAHPAVRRHAHWITTATGGHGAAREVCDMILMAQERLPPALMPDPC
- the lptC gene encoding LPS export ABC transporter periplasmic protein LptC, coding for MLNPRRAMLLGVVAFLVLGSWLVLRQTDAPENDSALNQSAQADYYLSDSRLRVHDKQGVLRYEVTSSSAEHFPQTRQTQLLEVAMVFSPQQDDVWFLTARTATLPDDRDAIAELVGEVKLHATSNKGDRLHLSTPRMQVLPDTEKLWTDSGVLIQGRGVEISAQRLEAHMSTQRLQLAGQVQTRYAVETP